One Mustela nigripes isolate SB6536 chromosome 5, MUSNIG.SB6536, whole genome shotgun sequence DNA segment encodes these proteins:
- the LOC132017718 gene encoding olfactory receptor 2W3-like: MTNQSCQDRFILLGFSDRPQLEQTLFVFVLIFYLVTLVGNVVIILVSRLDPCLHTPMYFFLTNLSFLDLCFTTSSIPQLLFNLGGPDKTISYTGCAIQLFMFLGLGGTECVLLAVMAYDRFTAICKPLHYSIIMHPQLCWKLVSVAWGIGLLNSLAMSPVTMRLPRCGRCKVKHFLCEMPALIKIACVDTVAVESTVFILSVMIVLVPLALILVSYSYIALAVLSMKSATGRRKAFNTCGSHLTVVSLFYGNIIYMYMQPGNNSSQDQGKFLTLFYNLVTPMLNPVIYTLRNKDVKGALSRLASRK; this comes from the coding sequence ATGACCAACCAGAGCTGCCAGGACCGGTTCATCTTGTTGGGTTTCTCAGACAGACCCCAGCTAGAGCAGACCCTCTTTGTATTTGTTCTCATCTTCTATCTTGTGACCTTGGTGGGCAATGTTGTCATTATCTTGGTGTCCCGCCTGGACCCCTGCCTCCATacgcccatgtacttcttccttactaaCCTGTCCTTCCTAGACCTCTGTTTTACCACCAGTTCCATCCCCCAGCTGCTTTTCAACTTGGGTGGCCCAGACAAGACCATCAGTTACACGGGTTGTGCCATCCAGCTATTCATGTTCCTGGGTCTGGGTGGCACAGAATGTGTCCTCCTGGCAGTCATGGCTTATGACCGCTTCACTGCAATCTGCAAGCCCCTCCACTATTCCATCATTATGCACCCTCAGCTCTGTTGGAAGCTGGTGTCTGTGGCCTGGGGTATCGGGCTCCTCAACTCCTTGGCCATGTCTCCAGTAACCATGAGGCTGCCACGATGTGGAAGATGTAAGGTGAAACATTTCCTATGTGAGATGCCAGCTCTGATAAAAATTGCCTGTGTGGACACTGTGGCTGTGGAGAGCACGGTTTTCATCTTGTCAGTAATGATTGTCCTGGTGCCCCTGGCGCTCATCCTCGTCTCCTATAGCTACATTGCCCTAGCAGTGCTGAGCATGAAATCAGCCACGGGAAGAAGGAAGGCTTTCAACACATGTGGGTCCCACCTCACTGTGGTCTCACTGTTTTATGGGAATATtatctatatgtatatgcaaCCAGGAAATAATTCTTCTCAGGACCAAGGGAAATTCCTTACCCTCTTCTACAATTTGGTGACCCCCATGTTGAACCCTGTCATCTACACGCTGAGAAACAAGGATGTAAAAGGTGCCCTGAGTAGGCTTGCGTCCAGAAAGTAA